A genomic region of Lytechinus pictus isolate F3 Inbred chromosome 2, Lp3.0, whole genome shotgun sequence contains the following coding sequences:
- the LOC129253888 gene encoding NFX1-type zinc finger-containing protein 1-like isoform X1 produces the protein MERGGQRGGYQGWRDRRGREGHRGGRGRGGGRGNDRGELRRDRDEDGGDWRRGRDEDGGDWRRGRGGGGGGGWRGNRPRGEDREHNDGGDDENGNRRGVSHQDQQRRPRTVYPLGYKALESLLSKDPDEAAQELGSLKQGLGKLVDLSEIRYDLISLLLQVYHHVCQAQVSNETINMLLDMLGRSGFINRHLTRHLIAMRTERSSAKLRVMPRSIKDIAQVLSELQQRLPSYLTDVEVAATLLEDAVRYAEKRNIIVDDTVQEEVRQLIRFHETIQQEKLKKQRTDTEPKEPPPDNFREHSVFPTSDELTDNSLRPYLRANIKKGKYDSVEHYLDVQFRLLREDFVRPLREGISAYKISTARPGKRDKRFQDIRLYYDVTLDEPLYSQSGVTFRIHFDETKLKGVRWQSSKRLIYGSLVILSPDDFKTLVFGTVANRKPDDLAKGFIEIKLERDKEIAEIFTEKTFIMAESSAYFEAYRHVLSRIQDVTEQSLPLTDYIISASPMVHAPAYIRNNVSIEYDLSPLVSDDVPNAKQTAMRIKTVRILDDREWKRLGNTGLDESQLRAVKAALTQEMTVIQGPPGTGKTYIGLKIVHTLLQNKHIWKEGRDFALAGTTRRTNKPILLVCYTNHALDQFLEGVAAYNSEGIVRVGGRSSSEALKRFNLNSLRSSKLREETPRHVRRRIGEVRGEIESLGREVKGLQDKINQTRKGLLHERVLKKHMTDAQENSLSQGNFSMIKGQSLLVHWLLGDVQMGFLTGDLDIREDKEAQDEEGDDEGEEQLDILEDADILEEMRRLDVDDLRNRIFTGDTNVDDDTLAFRLNDIDNMEAGEWHQDRRQLKHRKRNLERKLRSNERMDDQEAQAVRNIWRLEEAGRWRLYRYWAHLHRNESHYQLVEMQRRFTNVCQELREARSQEDFEILKNASVIGMTTTGAAKFHMLLQRIQPRITVVEEAAEVLEAHIVTALTESCQHLVLIGDHQQLRPSPTVFKLATQYHLDISLFERMINNEVPHQQLILQHRMRPEISRLMRMERLYPYLEDAVSVKKFDDILGVTKNIFFLHHEKEEDSVDEMKSHSNIHEAKFLVGLCRYFLQQGYLPEQITILTTYSGQLFAFKRRMKKTDFEGIRVATVDNFQGEENDIILLSLVRSNKEGSAGFLKIDNRICVALSRARKGLYCIGNFKLLAEQNITGQSLWREIVKDAEVYGNIGKTMKLQCRNHPGTQNEVSNEDDFAKVPEGGCSLPCEARLSCGHVCRMPCHPTDMNHENYKCRQKCTKIICTSGHRCMKLCYQPCDTQCLRMVNKELPCGHSQKVSCSKNTSNVICESQCRRILDCRHRCKEPCGKKCTEKCEEMVRHSDWPCGHNVKVKCSDGPESCPAPCSEMLSCEHQCRGTCGKCHQGRLHAFCREKCDRTLVCGHPCLSTCAADCPPCTRKCDNRCQHSKCKKKCGEPCVPCAEKCTWWCQHFRCRAECGQPCDRKPCNEPCTVQLKCGHPCIGLCGEPCPKKCRICDKDEVTRIMFGDEDDDDARFVELEDCKHVVEANALDKWMKTDTGSDNTSGTISIKLKECPVCKKPIRRNLRYGNTIRKALNDINAAKRKIFGSETTINYLRQSLRDKLSLEVETMGMLATSKDEKLFPRETYAHLFYSMISSTSALSHGEVTALQNRVAFLEELRDLSKRLQSLPSSPLNKLHMKQVKGDIQVLQKWLCQEPINRMSQQQTNDANMEAKRLELVLKHFKILAEKPAAREKARKEVKDTEEELFGGKVMTAERAHTVNRLLKEIVSKSGALGITEKERKEIVSAIGLAKGHWYKCPNGHVYAIGECGGATQAAKCPECGSNIGGTSHRLTEGNRVATEMDGARYAAWSDQANMGNFDMDDLI, from the exons ATGGAACGTGGCGGACAGAGGGGCGGCTATCAAGGTTGGAGAGATAGAAGGGGGCGAGAAGGCCACCGAGGGGGACGAGGAAGGGGTGGAGGGAGAGGAAATGACAGAGGAGAATTGAGGAgggatagagatgaagatggaGGAGATTGGAGAAGGGGAAGAGATGAAGATGGAGGAGATTGGAGaaggggaagaggaggaggaggtggtggTGGATGGAGAGGCAACCGTCCACGAGGAGAAGATCGTGAACATAACGATGGCGGAGATGACGAAAATGG GAACCGTCGTGGTGTATCTCACCAAGACCAACAAAGGAGACCTCGTACAGTCTATCCACTAGGCTACAAAGCATTAGAATCGCTCCTTTCAAAAGACCCAGATGAGGCAGCTCAAGAATTAGGTTCTCTGAAACAAGGTCTTGGCAAGCTTGTAGATTTGTCGGAAATACGTTATGACCTGATATCACTATTGCTTCAGGTCTATCACCATGTCTGCCAGGCACAGGTGTCCAATGAAACTATCAATATGCTTTTAGATATGCTCGGAAGGAGTGGCTTCATTAACAGACATCTCACTCGCCATCTTATTGCGATGCGTACCGAAAGGAGTAGCGCCAAACTACGGGTCATGCCCCGATCCATTAAGGACATTGCTCAAGTCTTGTCAGAGCTACAGCAACGTCTCCCGAGTTACCTTACAGATGTGGAAGTTGCTGCAACACTCCTTGAAGACGCTGTCCGATACGCAGAGAAAAGGAACATAATTGTCGATGACACAGTCCAAGAAGAGGTACGACAACTTATAAGATTTCACGAGACAATTCAACAAGAAAAGCTGAAGAAGCAACGTACCGACACCGAACCCAAAGAACCCCCGCCAGATAACTTCCGTGAACACAGTGTGTTTCCAACCTCCGACGAATTGACAGATAATTCTCTTCGTCCTTACCTTCGGgcaaacataaaaaaagggaaatatgaCAGCGTTGAGCATTATCTCGACGTCCAATTCCGTCTTCTTCGCGAAGACTTTGTCCGTCCACTAAGAGAAGGTATAAGTGCGTACAAGATATCCACAGCTCGTCCAGGGAAGCGGGACAAACGCTTTCAAGACATTCGTCTGTACTACGATGTAACATTAGATGAACCACTCTATTCCCAAAGCGGAGTTACATTCAGAATTCACTTTGATGAGACAAAGCTTAAAGGTGTTCGTTGGCAATCATCGAAGCGATTGATCTATGGTTCACTCGTCATCTTGTCACCTGATGATTTCAAGACCCTCGTCTTCGGTACAGTTGCAAACCGAAAGCCTGATGATTTGGCAAAAGGTTTCATAGAAATTAAGCTGGAAAGGGACAAGGAAATTGCAGAGATCTTCACTGAAAAGACATTTATAATGGCAGAGTCTTCCGCTTACTTCGAAGCTTACAGACATGTCCTGAGCCGCATACAAGATGTCACTGAGCAGTCACTGCCCCTAACTGATTACATTATATCGGCATCACCAATGGTACATGCACCTGCTTACATACGGAACAACGTGTCCATCGAATACGACCTATCACCTCTCGTCTCTGATGACGTTCCTAACGCAAAGCAAACTGCAATGCGTATAAAGACCGTGAGGATTCTTGATGATCGCGAATGGAAAAGGCTAGGGAACACTGgccttgacgaatctcagcttCGCGCCGTAAAAGCTGCGCTTACTCAAGAAATGACAGTCATACAAGGCCCACCTGGCACTGGGAAAACTTACATTGGGTTAAAGATAGTTCACACTCTTCTCCAAAACAAGCATATTTGGAAGGAAGGTCGAGATTTTGCACTTGCCGGAACTACACGGCGAACGAACAAACCAATCCTTCTCGTTTGCTACACAAACCACGCTTTAGATCAATTTCTCGAAGGGGTTGCAGCGTATAATAGTGAAGGAATTGTGAGAGTTGGAGGTCGAAGTTCCAGTGAGGCTCTGAAGCGGTTCAACTTAAATTCACTCAGGAGCTCAAAGCTTCGGGAAGAGACACCTCGACATGTGAGACGTAGGATCGGTGAGGTTCGTGGAGAAATTGAAAGCCTAGGGAGAGAAGTCAAAGGCCTTCAAGACAAGATTAACCAAACAAGGAAAGGTCTTCTTCATGAAAGAGTCCTCAAGAAGCACATGACAGACGCACAAGAAAACAGTCTCAGTCAAGGCAACTTCTCTATGATAAAGGGCCAGTCCCTTTTGGTACATTGGCTCCTTGGTGATGTACAGATGGGATTTCTAACTGGTGACCTCGATATTCGTGAAGATAAGGAAGCGCAAGATGAAGAAGGAGATGATGAAGGAGAAGAACAGCTGGATATCTTAGAAGATGCAGATATTCTTGAAGAGATGAGACGCCTAGACGTTGACGACTTACGAAATAGAATATTCACAGGAGATACCAATGTCGATGATGATACTTTGGCATTCAGACTTAACGATATTGACAACATGGAAGCCGGAGAGTGGCACCAGGACAGAAGGCAATTAAAACACAGAAAGCGCAACCTAGAGAGAAAGCTGAGGAGCAATGAAAGAATGGACGACCAAGAGGCGCAAGCTGTTAGGAACATTTGGCGTCTTGAAGAAGCAGGGCGATGGAGACTGTACCGATATTGGGCCCACTTACACCGCAATGAATCTCACTATCAGCTCGTGGAAATGCAACGACGTTTCACGAATGTTTGTCAGGAACTCCGCGAGGCTCGCAGCCAAGAAGATTTTGAGATACTTAAAAATGCTTCAGTCATAGGTATGACAACAACTGGAGCTGCAAAGTTCCATATGCTTCTTCAAAGAATCCAACCGAGAATAACTGTAGTCGAGGAAGCTGCAGAGGTATTAGAAGCACACATCGTAACTGCATTGACCGAGTCATGCCAACATCTCGTACTGATCGGAGATCACCAACAACTTCGGCCAAGTCCTACTGTCTTCAAGTTAGCTACGCAGTATCACCTGGACATATCTTTATTTGAACGTATGATAAATAATGAAGTTCCTCACCAGCAACTGATCCTACAACATAGAATGAGACCTGAAATTTCCCGCCTCATGAGGATGGAACGATTGTACCCATATCTTGAAGATGCCGTATCTGTGAAGAAATTCGATGATATCCTAGGTGTTACAAAGAACATCTTCTTTCTTCACCATGAAAAGGAAGAAGACTCTGTGGATGAAATGAAGAGTCACTCAAACATTCACGAGGCCAAATTCTTAGTAGGGCTTTGTAGGTATTTTTTGCAGCAAGGATACCTACCAGAGCAGATCACCATCTTGACGACATATTCCGGTCAACTCTTTGCCTTCAAGAGGAGAATGaaaaagactgactttgaagGCATCAGGGTTGCTACTGTTGACAACTTTCAAGGAGAAGAAAACGACATAATTCTACTCTCTCTCGTTCGCAGCAACAAGGAGGGAAGCGCTGGTTTCTTGAAGATTGACAACAGAATCTGTGTAGCGCTCTCGAGAGCAAGAAAAGGGCTCTACTGCATTGGAAATTTTAAACTCCTTGCAGAACAGAACATTACTGGGCAAAGCTTGTGGAGAGAAATCGTAAAGGATGCTGAGGTGTATGGCAACATTGGGAAGACCATGAAACTCCAGTGCAGAAACCATCCTGGGACACAGAATGAGGTATCGAATGAAGATGATTTCGCGAAAGTCCCGGAAGGCGGATGTTCCCTACCATGTGAGGCACGTCTTAGCTGTGGTCATGTTTGTCGAATGCCATGCCACCCTACGGACATGAACCATGAAAACTACAAGTGTCGTCAAAAGTGTACGAAGATTATCTGTACGTCGGGTCATAGATGTATGAAGCTGTGCTACCAGCCATGTGATACTCAATGCCTACGAATGGTCAACAAGGAACTGCCTTGTGGCCACTCCCAGAAAGTGTCCTGCTCTAAAAATACATCAAATGTTATCTGCGAATCGCAATGCCGTAGGATATTGGATTGCAGGCATCGATGCAAGGAGCCATGTGGAAAGAAATGTACAGAGAAATGTGAGGAAATGGTTCGTCATTCTGACTGGCCCTGTGGTCATAATGTCAAAGTCAAGTGCTCTGATGGTCCCGAGTCTTGTCCAGCACCTTGCTCAGAGATGCTGAGCTGTGAGCATCAGTGCAGGGGTACGTGCGGAAAGTGCCATCAAGGACGTCTTCATGCATTCTGCAGAGAAAAATGCGATCGTACACTTGTTTGCGGACATCCATGCCTGTCGACATGTGCTGCAGATTGCCCACCATGTACAAGAAAGTGCGATAACAGATGTCAACATAGCAAATGCAAGAAGAAATGTGGAGAACCATGTGTCCCTTGTGCAGAGAAGTGCACCTGGTGGTGCCAACATTTCCGCTGTAGGGCAGAGTGTGGACAACCTTGCGATAGAAAACCGTGTAATGAACCTTGCACAGTCCAGTTGAAGTGTGGCCATCCTTGCATTGGACTTTGTGGCGAACCCTGCCCCAAAAAGTGCCGAATCTGTGATAAGGATGAAGTGACTAGGATCATGTTTGGCGacgaagatgacgatgatgctCG ATTCGTGGAGTTAGAAGATTGCAAGCACGTGGTTGAAGCAAATGCTCTGGACAAATGGATGAAGACGGACACCGGAAGTGATAACACATCAGGGACAATATCAATCAAG TTGAAGGAGTGTCCTGTGTGCAAAAAACCAATACGGCGCAACCTGCGATACGGAAACACCATCAGAAAAGCCCTTAACGACATAAACGCTGCGAAAAGAAAAATCTTTGGGAGCGAAACTACAATAAACTATCTCCGACAGTCACTTCGTGATAAGCTGAGTCTGGAAGTAGAGACCATGGGTATGTTAGCAACCTCAAAAGATGAGAAACTCTTCCCTAGAGAAACGTATGCCCATCTATTCTACAGCATGATCAGTTCGACATCTGCTTTGAGCCATGGGGAAGTTACCGCCTTGCAAAACAGAGTCGCGTTCTTGGAGGAATTGAGAGACCTGTCCAAACGTCTTCAATCACTACCATCCTCACCTCTGAATAAGTTGCACATGAAACAGGTGAAGGGTGATATACAAGTCCTTCAGAAGTGGTTGTGCCAGGAGCCAATCAACAGGATGTCCCAACAGCAGACCAATGATGCCAACATGGAAGCAAAGAGACTCGAGCTAGTCTTAAAGCACTTCAAGATCCTAGCCGAGAAACCAGCTGCTCGCGAAAAAGCTAGAAAAGAGGTGAAGGACACTGAAGAGGAACTCTTTGGTGGGAAGGTCATGACTGCCGAACGAGCACATACAGTAAACCGACTTCTCAAAGAGATCGTTTCTAAGTCCGGCGCACTAGGAATTACTgagaaggagagaaaggaaataGTCTCGGCCATAGGTCTTGCGAAGGGCCATTGGTACAAATGTCCTAATGGGCATGTCTACGCCATTGGTGAATGTGGGGGCGCCACGCAGGCTGCCAAGTGCCCTGAGTGTGGTTCTAATATAGGAGGCACAAGCCATCGTTTGACAGAGGGCAATAGAGTCGCTACAGAGATGGATGGGGCAAGATACGCAGCTTGGTCTGACCAAGCTAATATGGGAAATTTTGACATGGATGATTTGATTTAG